TGATATTATTTTAGAATGTACTAAAGAATTAATAAAAAAGAATGATAGAAAGGAAAACAATTTAGATTTTTATATGAATTTACTGGCCAAAAAAACGGGAAAAAGCCAAGAGTATTGGTATAATACCTTTTTTGATTTTTATGAAAAAGAGTTTCCTAATTTAAAGAATATTATTATTCCAAATAAAAAATTAATAAATAAAATTAAAAAGTCCAATCATAATTTCATTTTTGCTTCGAATCCTGTTTTTCCAGAAATTGCTATTAATCACAGAATAAACTTCATAAATTTAGATTTAAATGATTTTATTTATATATCTACTATGGAAAATTCTTATTTTTGTAAGCCTAATCCAAATTATTTTTTGGATATTTTGAAAAAATTAAAGATAAAACCTGCAGATTGTATAATGATAGGTGACACTGATTTTGATAGAGCTTCTTTAAAAGTGGGAATAGATTTTATTCATATTTCT
This portion of the Marinitoga hydrogenitolerans DSM 16785 genome encodes:
- a CDS encoding HAD family hydrolase, which translates into the protein MYIFLDYDGTLIKNKEEDFQKYYFYSFLNYTNIKDKKIIDIILECTKELIKKNDRKENNLDFYMNLLAKKTGKSQEYWYNTFFDFYEKEFPNLKNIIIPNKKLINKIKKSNHNFIFASNPVFPEIAINHRINFINLDLNDFIYISTMENSYFCKPNPNYFLDILKKLKIKPADCIMIGDTDFDRASLKVGIDFIHISEEDKWESIL